The Sorangiineae bacterium MSr11954 DNA segment AATCGACGCCGAGAGGTTCACCCGGTGAAGGCGCCGGGACGCGAGCTTCGCGAAGGTGGCCGCGTCCGCGTGAAGCTGCGCGAAGGTCATGAGCGCGCCCTCTCGAGGACCTTGGCGATCGCCGGAAGGAGCAGCGCACGCGGCGTGTAGCGCCCTCCCAATGTCTCGAGCTTGGCGAACGCGCCCGGCACCACCACCCGACGCCGTGCGGCCATCGCGCGGAGCGCTTCCTCCGCCACGCGTGCAGCGCCGAGCCAGGCGAAATCGCCGCCCTTGCCCTCGAGGTGCTTGACGCCCGCCACCTCGGCGAAGCCGGTGCGCACGGGACCGGGCGCGAGCAAGGTGCAGGTCACCCCCGTACCGCGCAGCTCTTCGTGCAACGCCTCGGCGAAGCAGTTCGCGAAGGCTTTGCTGGCCGAGTACGTCGCGCTGCCGGGCATCGGCTGATGCCCTGCCGTGGAACCGACCACGAGGATCGCCCCGCGGCGGCGCGCGCGCATGCCGGGTAGCACGGCGAGTGTGAGATCGTGGACGGCGACGGCGTTGAGCTCCACCTGCTCGCGTTCGCGGTGAACATCGAGCGTGCCCACGCGCCCGAAGGTCGCGAAGCCGGCGCTGTGGCAGAGGACATCGACCTCGCGCCCCTCGAGCTCCGCGAAGAGCGAAGCGCGCGCCGGGCGATCGGCGAGATCGCAGCCCCGCACCTCGACCCGAACCGAATGCGCGCCGGACAGCTCGCGCGCGAGGGCCTCGAGCCGCTCGGCGCGCCTGGCCACGAGCACCAGCGAATGCCCGCGCCTCGCGAGCCCGCGGGCGAGCTCCTCTCCAATGCCGGAGGACGCGCCGGTCACCACCGCCAGACGCTGCGAATCTCGGTCGAAAAGGGTCATGCGGGAGCACCCTCCGGTGTAGGATGCTACGTCATTGTAGCTTTTAGCTACGGTAGTGTAGCTTTCGGCTCGACGCAAGGGAGCTCGACACGAGATGGGCACCACAGGCATGAAACGTCCGTACGCTCCGCGGGTTCCGCCCGAACAACGGCGCGAGCAGCTGCTCGACATCGCCCTCCGCATCATCAACCGCGAGGGGGTCGGCGCCGTCACGATGGATGCCGTCGCGCGAAAGGCCGGGGTCACGCGGCCCGTGGTCTACGACCACTTCGAGGACGCCGATCACGTGTTGCGCGCCGTGCTCGATCGCGAGAACAATCGGGCGCTCGCGCAGCTCACCGCGATCTTCGGCGCGAGCTTCGATCCGAAGGACCCGGCGAAGGCGATCGTCGAGGTGGTGCGCGGGCTCATGCAGATGATCCACGACCACCCCGAGACCTGGCGCTTCGCATTGATGCCCGTCGGGGGGACCCCGGCCCCCGTCGCGCGGCGCATCGAGCGCGGGCGGGACATGGTCTGCAAGCGAATCGAAGCGCTGCTCGGCGAACGAGACGTCGACGCCGAGTTGCTCGCGAAGGCGACCCTCGGAGCCGTCCTGGAGATGGGGCGGCTGGTGCTTTCGGACGCCACCCGCTTCTCGCCCGAGCGGATCGCCGGCTTCGCCGAGGCGTTGGCCCGCCGATGGTTCGGGTCACCCGAGGTGCGCCGGCGGAGCCGTCACTCCAGGGCGTAGGTCGCCAGCGCGGCCTCGAGCTCCGGATCGTGTTTGGAGAAACTTCGTCGAGCTCGTTCGCTCGTGGGAAGCTTCCGCACGCGTTTTGGCCTTTCGAGCATCGCCCGAACCCGTGAAGCGATTTCGCCCGGCTCGGGCACCAGACCGAGATCGACGTAGTGGCGGGAGTAAGCGTAGGGCCGCGTTTCGCCGAGAAACGTCGCGAGCACCAGGTTCCAGCCGATCTCCTCGTCCCACTCGAGGTAGACGCCTTCGTTGTCCTCGAACTCGGCCGCGATGCTCGACGCGGCCACGTTGATCAGACCGATCCGCTGCAGCACCTTCACGGAGCTCCCTCGGGGCGCCGCTTCACCGACTTTTTGGTTCATGCCACCGAGAGCGGCGCCAACGCCGAGCCGCTTCAATTCCCTCGCGACGGTCCGGATGTAGGGCACGTGATCGGTGCGTGGCGGCGCCAGCTCGAGCTTCTCTCTCCGCGCTCTTTTCCGAAGCAGCTCCACGATCTCGACGTCGTGTTCACAGAGCACCGCGTGCTTGGCGGAGACCCACAACGGAAAACCCTTGGCGAAGATGTTCGGGCGGTCGACGTCGTCCAAGGTCCGCGCGTTCGCCCAAATGGGCTTCTTGCCGTCGCGCTCCACCCCAATCAGGTCGAGGGCGGGCACGATCACGGGCCTGCCTCCGTTCCGGGCATAGTCGTGCTCGTGCTTGTTCAAATGGCGGTCGCTCGATACGACGAGCTCGCCCTCTCGGAGCCGGCGCGATCGGAGCACCTGCCACTGCCCATAGGTCACCAATCGATCCTTGCCGCAAAACCAGCCCCAATGGATCTCCGCGTTGCTGGCGATTTTGGTCCGGCCGAGCACGGCGAGCTGGCTGTCGAGAACGAGGAGCTCGTCCTGGAGATACGAACGATCCAGCTTGTGGGTCACGATGGCAATGCGGCCGCTCGTCCGATCGGTGGCGAGCAACCTCGTCTGGCACGCGCCGAAGATCTGCTCCCGCAGCGGCCCGTCGTTCCCGCCGAACAGAAAGGTGCCCGGCGGATGGACAGAGTCGGGGGCGTTGGGGCTGACCACGAAGCCATCGCCGAGCGGGGCCATCGAAAGCCAATGCACCCCGCGGAAGATGTGCACCGTCTCCGGCACGAAATCCGGCCGGCGCCATCGGACGACCTTCCAACGACGGGGCCTCTCCGGGGTGCCCGCATCCGTCATCGTCAAGGACACGATGGAGTCGCCGAGGTGCACGACCGCTTCGCCCATGCCCTTCGGGGCCGGAATGCTGTGCACCCTGCTGCCGTCCCGCACCGAGTAAATGTCGATCGCGGCTTTGGTACGTTCACCACCCGATTCACGTGCGCTCGTCCACACCGCGATCTCGGACTCGTCGGGCGAGAAGGACACCGTGAGGGGGTTTCGAATCGGAAGTACAATCATGGGGCGCCCATCCGACGAGGATATTACGCGAAGGCGCCCGGGAAGCTTCCTCGATTGTGAACATGAGAACGGGCCGTTCCCAATGAGAAATATCGGATCGCCCGGTGGAGCCCCTGGCACGACGGACTCGGCGCGCGCAAAGGCTCGGCGTGAATTCGCGATACCCAAGCGCGCGTCGCGTGGTGATATCATCCAATCACGCCGGCCGCCTGGCTCACGCGCGACAGCTACCGCTTCGGCATGGGGGCCCGCTGGAGTCTTTCAGCGGAGATTTACCGGAAGCACTCCGACACGGTCTCTCCCGGATCTTGCCCAACGCAGTCACACTCGTAGGAGCATGTATTGTGGCCAGGGTTGTACCGGCAGAACTTGAGGCCCCGGCTCTTGCTGCCGAGCCTCGGGCACGCCGGATTGGCGCACCAGGCCTGGATCTTACGAATCTCCGCATTCGTGCATCCACCCTGACCGAGCGCTTCCATTTGAGCCTCGCTGGGCTCACCCGCTTGGGTCTGATCCTGCAAGCTCGACTCCTCGGTATTGTTCGTTTCGTCGCCTTCCGAACCGGTCGCTGAGCAGCCACCGACGAGGGAAAACGTGAGCATGATGGCCGCGAAGATACCTTTACCAAATTTCATTATGGAACCTTTCTCGAGATGGATGGTGCCGCTCGTACGCCGGCCGGAGAGCAACTTCAGTGCCATTTTCGTTCGGGGAAGCGATACGTGAATGAATCGCGAAATGGGCCTGGATACCCGGTGGGCCATGTACCAACCATCGACCTTGAACGGGACCGGGTGTACCGGCGCTTGGTTCATGTACCAATGCAAACGGTAAGCGGGAGGCGGCGATGCCGAACGGTTTGCGATTCCAAGGCGAAATCGCATTTTTAGTTTCGAAAACAAAGGCGCAATCGCCCATGCGCCTTCGAGGCACCCTCGCTCGATCGCGCCTCGTACATCAATGTACGAGGCATGAATCGCCGGGTGCCACCCCACGCCTTCTTCCTCTGCAGCGCGCTGTTCCACTACCTCGGTCCCGCGTTTGCCGTGCTCCTCTTCGCGCACGTTCGCCCGCTCGGCGTGGCGTGGCTTCGCATCGCCAGCGCGGGGCTCGTCTTCGCCATTTGGCGGCGGCCCTGGCGCTACATGCGATCTTTGCGTGCGACCGAGCGTGCCACCGTCGTGGCGCTGGGCGCCGTGTTGGCGGCGATGAATGCGTGCTTCTACGTGGCCATCGACCGGCTGCCGCTCGGTACGGTGGGCGCCATCGAGTTCGCGGGACCCATCGCGCTCGCGGCCGCAGGTACGCGCACCCGGCGAAACCTCCTGGCGCTCGTGTTGGCAGGCGCCGGCGTGTACGCCTTGAGCCGCGTTCGGCTCGCGGGCGATCCGCGCGCCTACGTCTTTGCGTTCGCCAATTGCGCGCTGTTCATGCTCTACATCGTATTGGGGCACCGCATCGCGGCGCGCGGCGGTACGGGCGGGATCGATCAGCTGGGCGCCGCGATGCTCGTGGCCATGGTGGCGGCCTTGCCCATCGGGGTCCGCGACGCGGCGCCGGCCTTCGCCGATCCGAAGCTGCTCGGCGCGGCCGTTGGCGTGGGCGTGTCGTCGTCCGTCATCCCGTACGTGTGCGATCAATTGGCCATGGCGCGCCTTTCGCGATCGACATTTGCGCTGCTCCTGGCGTTGCTGCCGGCCACCGCGACGGTCGTCGGCTTGCTCGCCTTGCGCCAGGTTCCGACCGTGGTCGA contains these protein-coding regions:
- a CDS encoding DUF6292 family protein, which codes for MIVLPIRNPLTVSFSPDESEIAVWTSARESGGERTKAAIDIYSVRDGSRVHSIPAPKGMGEAVVHLGDSIVSLTMTDAGTPERPRRWKVVRWRRPDFVPETVHIFRGVHWLSMAPLGDGFVVSPNAPDSVHPPGTFLFGGNDGPLREQIFGACQTRLLATDRTSGRIAIVTHKLDRSYLQDELLVLDSQLAVLGRTKIASNAEIHWGWFCGKDRLVTYGQWQVLRSRRLREGELVVSSDRHLNKHEHDYARNGGRPVIVPALDLIGVERDGKKPIWANARTLDDVDRPNIFAKGFPLWVSAKHAVLCEHDVEIVELLRKRARREKLELAPPRTDHVPYIRTVARELKRLGVGAALGGMNQKVGEAAPRGSSVKVLQRIGLINVAASSIAAEFEDNEGVYLEWDEEIGWNLVLATFLGETRPYAYSRHYVDLGLVPEPGEIASRVRAMLERPKRVRKLPTSERARRSFSKHDPELEAALATYALE
- a CDS encoding TetR/AcrR family transcriptional regulator; translation: MKRPYAPRVPPEQRREQLLDIALRIINREGVGAVTMDAVARKAGVTRPVVYDHFEDADHVLRAVLDRENNRALAQLTAIFGASFDPKDPAKAIVEVVRGLMQMIHDHPETWRFALMPVGGTPAPVARRIERGRDMVCKRIEALLGERDVDAELLAKATLGAVLEMGRLVLSDATRFSPERIAGFAEALARRWFGSPEVRRRSRHSRA
- a CDS encoding EamA family transporter, producing the protein MNRRVPPHAFFLCSALFHYLGPAFAVLLFAHVRPLGVAWLRIASAGLVFAIWRRPWRYMRSLRATERATVVALGAVLAAMNACFYVAIDRLPLGTVGAIEFAGPIALAAAGTRTRRNLLALVLAGAGVYALSRVRLAGDPRAYVFAFANCALFMLYIVLGHRIAARGGTGGIDQLGAAMLVAMVAALPIGVRDAAPAFADPKLLGAAVGVGVSSSVIPYVCDQLAMARLSRSTFALLLALLPATATVVGLLALRQVPTVVDLAGIGLVIGGVALHRAAPARAAGRDVRSRPAVRGNTAQSG
- a CDS encoding SDR family oxidoreductase; protein product: MTLFDRDSQRLAVVTGASSGIGEELARGLARRGHSLVLVARRAERLEALARELSGAHSVRVEVRGCDLADRPARASLFAELEGREVDVLCHSAGFATFGRVGTLDVHREREQVELNAVAVHDLTLAVLPGMRARRRGAILVVGSTAGHQPMPGSATYSASKAFANCFAEALHEELRGTGVTCTLLAPGPVRTGFAEVAGVKHLEGKGGDFAWLGAARVAEEALRAMAARRRVVVPGAFAKLETLGGRYTPRALLLPAIAKVLERARS